In one Pseudomonas hydrolytica genomic region, the following are encoded:
- a CDS encoding helix-turn-helix domain-containing protein has translation MALDPRLRFGLKLIEIRKTRGWSQERLALESGLARSYLGGVERGQRNIALLNIFKLAEALGVEPSVLLEAPAAGQEPAP, from the coding sequence ATGGCCCTTGATCCCCGACTACGCTTCGGCCTGAAGCTGATAGAAATCAGAAAGACCAGAGGGTGGTCGCAAGAACGCCTAGCACTGGAAAGTGGCTTGGCACGCAGCTATCTGGGGGGTGTTGAGCGTGGGCAGCGCAACATCGCATTGCTCAACATCTTCAAGCTGGCCGAGGCGCTGGGGGTGGAGCCTTCAGTACTGCTGGAGGCGCCGGCGGCTGGACAGGAGCCTGCACCGTAA
- a CDS encoding replication protein RepA, producing the protein MRSVGNLLDAGVAKATLKRDPLERIRQNAAEVAKQAEQHDAAQVLTPRVRHLIDEAVELEVEQARSAGATGYIAHFLAQATLPHTDPKSNYFERGTGKLTLSITANPKHGVPYGGLPRLLLAWMCTEAVRTGSPELSLGRSQAEFLEKLDLYNDGRYIARVRDQSLRLVRSLISVSGADGDALGIENILIAKRAFLFWNARDTEQPALWDSSITLSTDFFESLTHAPVPIRMEALQALKKSPLAMDIYTWLVYRMFSLNVATIKGGKRLAQVPWAGLMRQFGSGYANTPKGLANFKTNFRLRLNEALLFYPEARNHIEETKDHLILTPARLHIAATKRRG; encoded by the coding sequence ATGCGCAGCGTGGGCAATTTGCTGGACGCTGGTGTGGCAAAAGCCACGCTCAAGCGCGATCCGCTGGAGCGGATCAGGCAGAATGCCGCCGAGGTGGCGAAGCAGGCGGAGCAGCACGACGCCGCCCAAGTATTGACTCCGCGGGTACGCCACCTGATCGACGAAGCCGTGGAGCTGGAGGTCGAGCAGGCCCGCAGCGCAGGCGCGACAGGCTACATCGCGCACTTTCTGGCGCAGGCCACGCTTCCTCATACAGACCCCAAGAGCAACTACTTTGAACGCGGCACAGGCAAGCTGACCCTCTCCATCACAGCTAACCCCAAACATGGCGTGCCCTATGGCGGTCTGCCGCGCCTGCTGTTGGCGTGGATGTGTACCGAGGCCGTCCGCACAGGCAGTCCGGAGCTATCGCTGGGGCGCTCACAGGCGGAATTTCTGGAAAAGCTCGACCTGTACAACGATGGCCGGTACATCGCCAGAGTGCGTGACCAGAGCTTGCGGCTAGTCCGCTCGCTGATCTCCGTCAGCGGCGCGGACGGGGATGCACTGGGTATCGAAAACATCCTGATCGCCAAACGGGCATTTCTCTTCTGGAACGCCCGCGACACTGAGCAGCCCGCACTGTGGGACAGCTCAATCACCCTCAGTACGGACTTCTTCGAGAGCCTGACCCATGCTCCGGTGCCGATCAGAATGGAGGCGCTTCAAGCGCTCAAGAAGTCGCCTCTGGCGATGGATATCTACACATGGCTGGTCTACCGCATGTTCAGTCTGAACGTGGCGACAATCAAGGGCGGCAAGCGGCTTGCTCAGGTGCCTTGGGCTGGCTTGATGAGGCAGTTCGGCTCTGGCTATGCGAATACTCCTAAGGGGCTGGCCAACTTCAAGACCAATTTCCGCCTCCGGCTAAATGAAGCGCTGCTGTTCTATCCCGAGGCTCGGAACCACATCGAGGAAACGAAAGACCACCTGATCCTCACCCCTGCACGCCTACATATCGCAGCGACCAAGAGGAGAGGATAA
- a CDS encoding helix-turn-helix transcriptional regulator gives MKILRRKAVCEKLGGINDVTLWRITRDDPTFPVCIQINKRVVGWLEHEIDTWLGQKAAAARTANNNAVHP, from the coding sequence ATGAAAATTCTACGCCGCAAGGCCGTCTGCGAAAAGCTTGGCGGCATCAATGACGTAACGCTCTGGCGGATCACACGCGATGATCCGACATTCCCGGTATGCATCCAGATCAACAAGCGGGTTGTCGGATGGCTGGAACACGAGATTGATACCTGGCTCGGACAGAAGGCCGCTGCCGCCCGCACCGCCAACAACAACGCTGTCCATCCCTGA
- a CDS encoding MBL fold metallo-hydrolase gives MQQIRPDLWETATENPAPGLKTHAYLLTRESGNLLFYNTSLRREIEQMTELGGVAYQFLSHRDELGDSLLQIRQRFGTRLGGHREEQEDFSRQAPVDILFTERQTLFGNIDVIPSPGHSPGSTCFLVHSPTGQRYLFTGDTLYRSADGSWKAGFIPGHNSPEDRQTMATSIAGLRDLQPDLVIGSAFSGSSGFQEMRRGEWQEHVDSALERLLG, from the coding sequence ATGCAACAGATTCGTCCCGACCTCTGGGAAACCGCGACCGAGAACCCCGCCCCGGGCCTGAAAACCCACGCCTACCTGCTGACCCGCGAGAGCGGCAACCTGCTGTTCTACAACACCAGCCTGCGCCGGGAGATCGAGCAGATGACCGAGCTGGGCGGTGTTGCCTACCAGTTCCTCAGCCACCGCGACGAACTCGGCGACTCGCTGCTGCAGATACGCCAGCGCTTCGGCACCCGGCTTGGCGGCCACCGAGAAGAGCAGGAAGACTTCAGCCGACAGGCCCCGGTGGATATTCTCTTCACCGAACGCCAGACGCTGTTCGGCAATATCGACGTGATTCCCAGCCCGGGCCATAGCCCCGGCAGCACCTGCTTTCTGGTACACAGCCCGACCGGCCAGCGCTACCTATTCACCGGCGACACCCTCTACCGCAGCGCGGACGGCAGCTGGAAAGCCGGCTTCATCCCCGGCCACAACAGCCCCGAAGACCGCCAGACCATGGCCACCAGCATCGCCGGCCTACGCGATCTGCAGCCCGATCTGGTGATCGGCAGCGCCTTCTCTGGCAGTAGCGGCTTTCAGGAAATGAGACGCGGGGAATGGCAGGAGCATGTGGACAGTGCGCTGGAGCGGCTGCTGGGTTAA
- a CDS encoding NERD domain-containing protein — translation MNQLLHKQLMSEVSKLRRITAELSLQELVNFISNQQFNFNHDRKTARRRLSSPLRQGIYLLGIACSTNEPDNPKPLNDGKYDQITEQLEKIFTKYMLAYFPTNGDKANGLTTEWRKHREVAAPAFINYFMAGPKFSTTEIKNWISFSFNGFEDEISKSFGASPEIFLKLGDFFEQSILLKYDKLKEQYDKIDKSRLEFIEKLSQGLSPKQALEEVSAGGDLNTTMNQFLHDINELHSINISTLEEKFGSEIKSLVLEHFVTFRGRSQEITYITEESPTLLKPLLTTDGENLFFLANNSFYLSIITNFERYLSRSEHSKRYLKERDSRLESKASSVLRRIFPLDAEFYASAFESPKSQFEHDLIISHQSVLYVIEAKASPPKEPLRDPSKAYERINDHFRGKNGIQKAYDQANALKRNLITNGHVDLYNQKGELLASLSAQDYEKIYCICVTRDDFGALATNLSLLLKKDASDPYPWVLSINDLECFISGLLHLDKGLPDLLHYIDQRTKLHGKVLGSDELEYAGAFLKYGGLQEFIDTKADLIPLDISESDIFDKIYYCELSNQKFELTITSPNLTKLNPAKIFNSSRNSEDNKKAKARRKAAKASRRRNRNGN, via the coding sequence ATGAACCAACTTCTTCACAAACAGCTAATGTCAGAAGTATCAAAGCTAAGGCGAATCACTGCTGAATTATCGCTACAGGAATTAGTAAACTTTATTTCTAACCAGCAGTTCAACTTCAACCATGACAGAAAGACAGCGCGCCGACGCTTAAGCTCACCACTAAGGCAGGGTATATATTTACTAGGAATTGCCTGTTCAACTAACGAACCAGACAACCCAAAGCCGCTAAATGACGGAAAATACGATCAGATCACAGAGCAGCTAGAGAAAATTTTTACGAAATACATGCTGGCATATTTCCCGACAAATGGCGATAAAGCCAACGGACTAACTACAGAGTGGCGAAAACATAGAGAAGTGGCTGCGCCAGCATTTATCAATTATTTCATGGCAGGCCCAAAATTCTCAACAACCGAAATAAAAAACTGGATCAGCTTCAGCTTTAATGGCTTTGAAGACGAAATATCAAAGTCGTTTGGTGCCTCACCCGAAATCTTCCTCAAGCTAGGAGATTTCTTCGAACAAAGCATTCTCTTAAAATACGATAAACTTAAAGAACAATACGACAAAATTGATAAAAGCCGATTAGAATTCATTGAAAAACTTTCTCAAGGACTATCTCCTAAGCAAGCACTTGAGGAGGTTTCAGCAGGCGGAGACCTGAATACAACAATGAATCAATTTCTGCATGATATCAACGAGCTTCACTCCATCAACATATCGACACTTGAAGAAAAATTCGGCAGTGAAATAAAATCTCTTGTGCTTGAGCACTTTGTGACTTTCAGAGGACGAAGCCAAGAAATCACATATATCACCGAAGAAAGCCCTACACTTTTAAAGCCTTTACTGACAACGGACGGGGAGAATCTATTCTTCCTAGCAAACAACTCATTCTACCTTTCTATAATTACAAACTTCGAACGCTATCTTTCACGCAGCGAACACTCTAAGCGATACCTTAAGGAACGAGACTCCCGCCTTGAGTCTAAAGCATCCAGCGTATTGAGACGCATATTCCCATTAGATGCAGAATTCTACGCTAGTGCGTTTGAGAGTCCAAAATCTCAATTTGAACATGACTTAATTATTAGTCACCAAAGTGTTCTTTACGTCATCGAGGCAAAAGCCTCGCCACCTAAAGAGCCTTTACGAGATCCATCTAAAGCGTATGAGCGGATCAATGATCACTTCAGAGGCAAGAATGGAATCCAGAAAGCGTATGACCAAGCTAATGCATTAAAGAGAAATTTGATCACCAATGGCCATGTTGACCTTTACAACCAAAAGGGAGAGTTGCTGGCAAGTCTTTCCGCGCAGGATTATGAGAAAATTTATTGCATATGTGTTACGAGAGACGACTTCGGAGCTTTGGCAACCAACCTAAGCCTCCTGCTAAAGAAAGATGCCTCTGACCCATACCCATGGGTTTTAAGCATTAACGACCTTGAGTGTTTTATTAGCGGACTGCTTCATTTAGATAAAGGCCTCCCAGACTTACTCCATTACATCGACCAAAGAACAAAACTGCATGGGAAAGTTCTTGGCTCTGATGAATTAGAATACGCAGGCGCATTCTTGAAATATGGCGGACTTCAAGAGTTTATAGACACCAAGGCAGACTTAATCCCTCTAGATATCAGCGAATCAGATATTTTTGATAAGATTTACTATTGCGAGCTTTCCAACCAGAAATTTGAGCTAACCATCACTTCACCAAACCTAACCAAACTTAATCCAGCAAAAATATTTAACTCAAGTCGCAACTCCGAAGACAACAAAAAAGCAAAAGCGCGTAGAAAAGCGGCTAAGGCATCTAGAAGACGCAATAGAAACGGCAATTAA
- a CDS encoding DNA-binding protein, protein MEQSGVVGLSISGDAQRVTDFRDAPFCTKYVLAQLLGMEQITEDVVRGWIESNTVPTVKIGRHRVINLHRIRRDLDRGKTIFCAGDYSDD, encoded by the coding sequence ATGGAACAGTCTGGTGTAGTGGGGCTTTCGATTTCTGGAGACGCCCAACGCGTAACGGATTTCCGCGACGCACCGTTCTGCACGAAATACGTGCTGGCTCAGCTCCTGGGCATGGAGCAAATCACCGAAGACGTGGTGCGCGGCTGGATCGAAAGCAACACCGTGCCGACCGTGAAAATCGGCCGTCACCGCGTCATCAACCTGCACCGCATCCGCCGCGACCTCGACCGAGGCAAAACCATCTTCTGCGCGGGGGATTACAGCGATGACTAG
- the pflM gene encoding lysogeny maintenance protein PflM, giving the protein MKSLSQYLHQPHPANCDCSVCYVNRNWSMLPASSPSATCQSTPCTECRPAQWSKVNGRTHVTPAYTCEKHTPPSRPPKYWHVVHDTGKPTPFVPLREPFELVG; this is encoded by the coding sequence ATGAAAAGCCTGAGCCAGTACCTGCACCAGCCGCACCCCGCGAACTGCGACTGCTCTGTGTGCTACGTCAATCGAAACTGGTCGATGCTCCCAGCATCGTCTCCATCGGCTACCTGCCAATCCACACCATGCACCGAGTGCCGCCCCGCGCAATGGTCCAAGGTAAATGGTCGGACCCACGTTACGCCGGCCTATACCTGCGAGAAACACACGCCACCGAGCCGACCGCCGAAGTATTGGCACGTTGTGCACGACACCGGCAAACCAACGCCCTTCGTGCCCCTGCGCGAACCGTTCGAACTGGTGGGGTGA